One part of the Parabacteroides distasonis ATCC 8503 genome encodes these proteins:
- a CDS encoding ornithine cyclodeaminase, which produces MKIISENQIKDLGITPATCVDWAKESFSIKNKAQLPAKISVHPQGNDFFTSMPCLLPQEFSRFGIKVVHRIVGGIPALGSDILLYDSNTGELLALLGGDWITAMRTGAVATLAIQTLKATDATTYSFIGLGNTARATMLCLLDSQKNTHHTVQLLKYKDQADSFIERFGAYPNVTFSIIDNIENLISNSDVIISCITDASNLICPKNDLFKEGCLVVPIHTRGFQNCDLFFDKVYGDDTDHVKGFRYFSQFKQYAELEDVLSGRTAGRENDHERILSYNIGLGLHDILFASKIYDSLSAQSPEIKIEREVSKFWI; this is translated from the coding sequence ATGAAAATTATCTCTGAAAATCAGATTAAGGATTTAGGAATTACGCCTGCGACCTGTGTAGATTGGGCGAAAGAAAGTTTCTCTATAAAAAACAAGGCTCAATTACCCGCAAAAATAAGTGTACACCCCCAAGGTAATGACTTTTTCACTTCCATGCCCTGCCTCTTACCCCAAGAATTCTCTAGGTTTGGAATCAAGGTGGTTCATCGTATTGTAGGTGGCATACCTGCTTTAGGAAGCGATATCCTACTCTATGATTCCAATACGGGAGAACTATTAGCCCTATTGGGTGGAGATTGGATAACCGCTATGCGTACAGGAGCTGTCGCCACTCTCGCTATCCAAACATTAAAAGCGACCGATGCCACTACTTACAGTTTCATCGGCTTAGGAAATACAGCTAGAGCAACTATGTTATGTTTACTTGATAGCCAAAAAAATACGCATCATACAGTTCAGCTATTAAAATATAAGGATCAAGCGGATTCCTTTATAGAGAGATTCGGGGCTTATCCCAATGTTACATTCTCGATCATAGACAATATAGAGAATCTCATATCCAACTCAGATGTTATTATCAGTTGTATAACAGACGCAAGCAACTTGATCTGTCCGAAAAATGACCTATTTAAAGAAGGATGCCTAGTCGTGCCGATACATACGAGAGGATTTCAAAATTGCGATCTCTTTTTCGACAAGGTATATGGCGATGATACCGATCATGTGAAGGGATTCCGTTATTTTTCCCAATTCAAACAATATGCCGAGCTAGAAGACGTTTTATCAGGTAGAACGGCTGGCAGAGAAAATGACCATGAACGGATATTAAGTTACAATATAGGTCTTGGTCTACATGATATTCTATTCGCAAGTAAAATTTATGATAGTTTATCTGCGCAATCTCCAGAGATTAAGATAGAAAGAGAGGTATCAAAATTCTGGATATGA